The following proteins are co-located in the Citrobacter freundii ATCC 8090 = MTCC 1658 = NBRC 12681 genome:
- a CDS encoding non-heme ferritin-like protein produces the protein MAAVGIVHKLNTQMNLEFYASNLYLHLSEWCYEHSLTGTATFLRTQAQCNVTQMMRMFNFMKSAGANPIVKAIDVPGDELTSLEELFQKTLDEYQQRYSKLSRLTNEAEALNDATTIDFLHDLEKEQQQDGVLLQTILDEVRSAKRAGLCMAQTDKHLLNVVNYQHH, from the coding sequence ATGGCTGCAGTTGGAATTGTTCATAAACTCAACACACAAATGAACCTCGAGTTCTACGCATCGAATCTTTACCTGCATCTCAGTGAATGGTGTTACGAACACAGCCTGACTGGCACCGCAACCTTTCTACGCACTCAGGCACAATGTAACGTGACTCAAATGATGCGTATGTTCAATTTTATGAAAAGTGCCGGGGCTAACCCCATCGTCAAGGCAATTGATGTTCCGGGTGATGAACTAACTTCTCTTGAAGAACTGTTTCAGAAAACGCTGGATGAATACCAACAGCGTTACAGCAAGCTATCACGCTTGACCAATGAAGCAGAAGCCTTGAATGATGCAACAACCATTGATTTTCTTCACGATCTGGAAAAAGAGCAGCAGCAGGATGGCGTGCTGTTACAGACGATTCTTGATGAAGTCCGCAGCGCTAAACGTGCGGGACTGTGCATGGCGCAAACCGATAAGCATCTGCTGAACGTCGTGAACTATCAACATCACTAA
- a CDS encoding DUF2766 family protein: MSQTLNADQELLSDVVACQLVIKQILDVLDVIAPVEVREKMSSQLKSIDFSSHPAGADPVTMRAIQKAVALIELKFTPQNESH, encoded by the coding sequence ATGTCCCAAACACTGAATGCCGATCAGGAACTGCTCTCGGACGTTGTTGCCTGTCAGCTGGTTATCAAGCAGATTCTGGATGTACTTGATGTTATTGCCCCAGTAGAAGTGCGGGAGAAAATGTCCAGCCAACTGAAAAGCATCGATTTCTCCAGCCATCCTGCGGGCGCCGATCCGGTTACTATGCGCGCAATACAAAAAGCAGTTGCCTTGATCGAGTTGAAATTCACGCCGCAGAATGAATCTCACTAA